The genomic stretch ttttttaaaagcttgattttgaaaagtacattttgtgcaCACTTTGGTTTGTAATAAAGCCATGAAGCAATAGCTGCATTAAGTATAatcaaaccataaaaaataCGAATTTGGGgtggaataaataataatgcacaAAAATCTATGTTGCTGCAAACcaatgacatatcccaggctgtaaTAATTTTTAAGGTAAGGTACTTAATatgtagtatatttaaaataattcatttgtgttttttttccccatctcaACACATAGTGGCatctttcaaaaaattacatttaaagggttaaaattaactaaataattaaaattaataaatatatgatatCTATGATTAAGTctgatgttggttgaaaaatACTCACTTAAAGTagattaaatgtttaatatttttaaagctagaTTTTGAGCATTTCGTGCACACTTTAGTTCGTAATAACACCATTAAGTAATTATCgcataaagtaaaataagagTTTGGGGCGGATTTCGAAAGGTGACACACATATCGATAAGAAACCAGTCATCGATATTTTAACCCTCGTGCTTTCATCGCATTGATTAACAACTTTGTTAGTGTCGTTTTTGGGTAGCATCGTTACTGTAGCTGGCTAAAGTTAGCTCATAACTTCATCAACACGTCctaacaacatttttaaacagctgcTCTCCTAACTGCTGTTTATCTTTTATCTAAACAAACCTGCGACACACTGAATGTCCTTAAAGTTGATGTTACCGTGTTAAATTTGGATGACTCACCGTGTGTTTCACCGCACAGTCCACAGTTAGCTAAAGTTGGTTAGCcggtttgttttcagtttcactttcagtttggAGTCACGCGGCTCAGCTGTGGGGACTCCggacacacagaaaacacacgaCGGAGCAGAAACTGTCCTCATTTTGGATATTTAATGTTATCTCGCTGGGAAAAGGTTTAAACGTGACGCTTCTGTTTGTCAAAAGTTGTCCGCCATTACTCATTAACGCCGCAGGTTGGCGACTGTTTACATCCATGGTCTGtgcagcagagaagaagaagaagaaagaaacttaaaaaacttAGGTCAAAAtatctcgatcgccccctgcTGGCTGACCGCAGTACGAGCCATAAACCACGACCCCCACatgtaaacaaatatatatttatataactcTCTTACACCAATAAGTGCAGTAGGACTTTAGCCAGACGATGTATGGAAGCTCCAAGCGGCCAtacattcaaacattttttttcgccCTCCATTTTCCCAAgataattataattttctttttataaaacaaaattatttatacCTCCCTCTTCAAACAAAATCATTTGTCCCCCAACATTAAACAtaagcaaataataaaaaagaaatcatccCATCAAACTgtctttgtaattttctttaacttttttttgttgttgtttgtaagaGCAGGAGAGTTCAGCATCGAGTTACATTCAGTCAAGAAAAGATAGAAAGAAGAAATTTGTGAATAAAGAATTTCccctataaaataaagaaattaacaacataattcaggactctatttatttattaatttatttatgttaacaaACCAAACGTGCAAAACAGGGTACAGCAtaggcaaaaacaagcaagcaaacaaacaaacaaacaaacaatatatctGACAGATTCAGGTAAAAAAGCAGTACACAAATGATCTGAACATGTTACAGACAAATAGACCAGAAAATAAATAGgtagataaataaaaagcaagaaaccaaacaaaacaaaagaaaaataaacagatgcatagacacacaaatacacaagtaCGTTCATTTAGAGGATTCAGGGAATAATTTTGCAAATCTTGGTATGTTTATTGGTAATAATTAACCTGAATTATTTAGGACGAGTTTTCAGTTCCAGGAGGAAAAGGCACAAATTTAGGAGCTAGCTTTGTGCTTGTGAATGAAAAATTTAgcgttaaaaaataaaataaaataaataataaaaaagtatgaCAACGGCTTCCGTAAAGGGCTCTGGCCAATCGGTGCGCTCGTCATCTGTGGCGCTGCTCCTGATTGGGTAAGATGTGCGTGTGGGCGGGATATTTGCGGCCGCTCCGCTTCCTCGTCTTCTCTGTGATCCGCTGTGGATTTGAGGCATGAAGAGGACTATTTTCTGTAACCTGCGCTGCTCCGCGTCACTGTTAATCGTGTGTTTCACAGTTTACGCGGTGTGGCGGCTGCGGGAGAAGGTTTCTGACCGGACTCTGCAGTTTTTCATGGACCGGGGTCACATAAAGCGGAGGGACGCTGCTGAGGTGAGGTGGTCTCACGCGGTGAACAGCAGGGGTCACCTGACCGAGGCTCTGGCAGGTGAGACGCACATGATGGAGGCTGACGTCATCATCAGAGGTCATGACCCCAGGGAGCCCGTCATGGCTCACCCTCCGGACACGGACAGTGACGTCACGCTGCGGGAGTGGCTCGAGGAGGTGAAGGAGCGCGAGAAGGGGATCAAACTGGACTTCAAGAGCCTGGAGGCGGTGTCTCAGTCTGTCCTCCTGCTGCAGGAGGTGCTGGACCACACCAGCTGTCCTCTGTGGATCAACGCAGACATCCTTACTGGTCCTGGGGGACAGGACAGACCTCTTGACCCTCAGTC from Plectropomus leopardus isolate mb unplaced genomic scaffold, YSFRI_Pleo_2.0 unplaced_scaffold18758, whole genome shotgun sequence encodes the following:
- the LOC121965140 gene encoding protein FAM151B-like, translating into MKRTIFCNLRCSASLLIVCFTVYAVWRLREKVSDRTLQFFMDRGHIKRRDAAEVRWSHAVNSRGHLTEALAGETHMMEADVIIRGHDPREPVMAHPPDTDSDVTLREWLEEVKEREKGIKLDFKSLEAVSQSVLLLQEVLDHTSCPLWINADILTGPGGQDRPLDPQSFLSAVRTLPPHTVLSLGWTTGSTAGTDNPGYSWDMVHLMEDICRDLKHAVTFPVQAALLSQSLSQLRWLLQQSDRYSLTVWTGQKDEYSLQDLLSYRTEFDVSRIYYDLPESQRTEISLTTQQNTRKSCLLFICL